In the Podospora pseudocomata strain CBS 415.72m chromosome 5, whole genome shotgun sequence genome, one interval contains:
- a CDS encoding hypothetical protein (COG:S; EggNog:ENOG503P17C) translates to MEQEFAELKKQVETLQKELSRAEVRKTHFKYGYYLDKCLYNEVANTQKVVDMFSDHPDAYVEFLGGRYRGKAGIARLYQGRFQQSFVKGRNGPVEGWLLDHLMMQEIVDVDSTGKHAWCRMRALMQAGTHESIEEYYPRGHRQWWEGGLYENEYIKEDGVWKLFRYRYFPFWHAEHEKGWSHTKKEYIPFPTSKFPENPDGPDELVEQRSLWPDTRVVPFHYPNPVTGKRVKPDDLRAPRYGEPVETSEPALVLDLPKDQKREGAEMREPKVGEKVLPELVQFKAE, encoded by the exons ATGGAGCAAGAATTCGCGGAACTCAAGAAGCAGGTCGAAACGCTGCAGAAGGAGCTCAGCCGG GCCGAAGTCCGCAAAACCCACTTCAAGTATGGCTACTATCTCGACAAGTGTCTCTACAACGAG GTTGCCAACACCCAAAAGGTAGTTGATATGTTCTCCGACCACCCCGACGCCTACGTCGAGTTTCTCGGCGGCCGCTACCGCGGCAAAGCCGGCATCGCCCGCCTCTACCAGGGCCGTTTCCAGCAATCCTTTGTCAAGGGCCGCAACGGCCCAGTCGAAGGCTGGCTATTGGACCACCTCATGATGCAAGAGATTGTCGACGTCGACTCCACTGGGAAACACGCCTGGTGTCGGATGCGTGCACTCATGCAAGCTGGCACACATGAGTCGATTGAGGAGTATTACCC CCGCGGGCATCGtcagtggtgggaggggggtctCTACGAGAACGAGTATATCAAAGAGGATGGAGTGTGGAAGCTGTTTAGGTACCGGTACTTCCCCTTTTGGCATGCGGAGCACGAGAAGGGGTGGAGCCACACGAAGAAAGAGTACATCCCTTTTCCGACGTCCAAATTTCCTGAGAACCCTGATGGGCCGGATGAGCTCGTCGAGCAGAGGAGCTTGTGGCCGGACACACGGGTGGTCCCCTTCCATTACCCAAATCCCGTAACTGGGAAAAGGGTAAAGCCTGATGATCTCAGGGCCCCACGGTATGGGGAGCCGGTGGAGACGAGTGAGCCtgcgttggtgttggatcTGCCGAAGGATcagaagagagagggggcGGAGATGAGGGAACCcaaggtgggggagaaggtctTGCCTGAGCTGGTCCAATTCAAGGCAGAATAA
- the RCO1_2 gene encoding transcriptional regulatory protein rco1 (COG:Q; EggNog:ENOG503NYJ4), with protein MAHIFHLAPHIDTSPNYSNNELTSPDKVAFPKTDAFRSMNAPSRFEGSVFNLEVTGTIPPDISGTFYRVQPDHRFPPLYEDDIHFNGDGSVTAIRIANGHADFQQKYVKTDRYKLETAARRSLFGKYRNPYTDNESVKGVIRTASNTNIVFWRGMLLAMKEDGPPFAMDPDTLETLGRYDFEGQILSPTFCAHPKFDPDTGEMVCFAYECGGDGADCGVDVAVWTVDKDGKKTQEGWYKAPFAGMIHDAGLTENYLVLALTPIKMNLERLKQGKNKFAWDPEEDQWYAVVPRRGTGDPGEITWFRGDNAFHGHVAGAYELASGEIVFDLTVADGNVFFFFPPDKNVTPSADSIAKRNKLSSPTTRWIFDPKAKKSAIRTPEAGDSDVWVADERVKPAVVWLTNGEFSRIDDRYVTKPYRHFWQAVVDPTRPYDFAKLGPPAGGLFNSLGHYTWGPEHYHTGSTTSSVTNGETKKEKAGLEDVYFPGPTMTFQEPTFIPKEEGAEGEGYLIALLNHLDVLRNDVLIFDAQNLSQGPLAVIHLPLKLKLGLHGNWVDNKDIEEWKARREATGDVGPVKVASEPLPWQKRFQSGQANGQERSF; from the exons ATGGCACACATCTTCCACCTCGCCCCCCACATCGACACCTCCCCAAACTACAGCAACAATGAGCTCACCTCCCCAGACAAGGTCGCCTTCCCTAAAACAGACGCCTTTCGGTCTATGAACGCCCCCTCGAGATTCGAAGGCTCCGTCTTCAACCTCGAAGTCACAGGCACCATCCCACCCGACATCTCCGGCACGTTTTACCGCGTTCAGCCTGACCACCGCTTTCCCCCTTTGTACGAAGACGACATCCATTTCAACGGCGACGGCTCCGTAACCGCCATCCGCATCGCCAACGGCCACGCCGACTTCCAGCAAAAGTATGTCAAGACCGATCGATACAAACTTGAGACCGCCGCGAGGAGGTCGCTGTTTGGGAAGTACCGCAACCCCTACACAGACAATGAATCTGTCAAGGGCGTCATCCGCACCGCGTCAAACACCAATATCGTTTTCTGGAGGGGGATGCTGCTTGCCATGAAGGAGGATGGGCCACCCTTCGCGATGGACCCCGACACACTCGAGACGTTGGGACGGTATGACTTTGAAGGGCAAATCCTGTCCCCTACTTTTTGTGCGCATCCAAAGTTTGACCCTGACACGGGGGAGATGGTCTGCTTTGCCTatgagtgtggtggtgacggggcGGATTGCGGGGTTGATGTGGCTGTTTGGACAGTGGATaaggatgggaagaagaCGCAGGAGGGGTGGTATAAAGCCCCGTTTGCGGGTATGATTCATGATGCTGGGTTGACGGAGAATTATCTCGTTTTAGCGTTGACCCCGATCAAGATGAATTTGGAGAGACTGAAGCAGGGAAAGAATAAATTTGCGTGGGATCCGGAGGAGGATCAGTGGTATGCGGTGGTCCCGAGGAGGGGGACTGGGGATCCTGGAGAGATTACTTGGTTTAGAGGTGACAACG CTTTCCATGGACATGTTGCCGGCGCTTATGAGCTAGCCTCAGGAGAAATAGTCTTTGATTTGACGGTTGCCGACGGAAacgttttcttcttcttcccaccagACAAGAACGTCACACCCTCCGCGGACAGCATTGCGAAGAGAAACAAGCTCAGCTCGCCAACCACGCGATGGATCTTTGatcccaaggccaagaagtcGGCTATCCGGACACCTGAGGCAGGGGATTCTGACGTTTGGGTGGCGGATGAGCGTGTCAAACCAGCGGTTGTTTGGCTGACCAACGGGGAGTTCTCACGAATCGATGATCGGTATGTAACCAAGCCCTACCGTCACTTCTGGCAAGCCGTCGTAGATCCGACAAGACCGTACGACTTTGCCAAGTTGGGACCACCTGCCGGCGGGTTGTTCAATTCTCTGGGCCACTACACATGGGGACCCGAGCATTACCACACCggctcaacaacatcatctgTGACAAACGGAGAgaccaagaaagaaaaggctGGCCTGGAGGACGTGTACTTTCCTGGGCCAACCATGACATTCCAAGAACCGACCTTCATCCcaaaggaagaaggggcagAAGGCGAGGGATACCTCATCGCGCTGCTGAATCACTTGGATGTGCTGAGAAATGATGTTTTGATCTTTGACGCGCAGAACTTGAGCCAAGGTCCGCTTGCGGTGATTCACCTGCCGTTGAAGCTCAAATTGGGGTTGCATGGTAACTGGGTCGATAACAAGGACATCGAGGAGTGGAAGGCAAGGAGAGAGGCAACTGGCGATGTTGGGCCTGTGAAGGTGGCTAGTGAACCACTACCATGGCAGAAGAGGTTCCAGTCAGGGCAGGCAAATGGCCAGGAGAGGAGCTTTTAA
- a CDS encoding hypothetical protein (COG:Q; EggNog:ENOG503NVSD), with product MTSSPQQPLTFLITGCSSGFGLLLSRLVLDQGHNLIATSRSPSRTREVVEEILSHPGAGTRQWLELDVNDPVRCHELINDLETSNGTAIDVLVNNAGFCILGPAELLEEDELREMMDTMYFGPARLARLVLPFMRQRKKGVIVNMSSGAGLEGRESMAGYAAAKAALDGFSKVLATEVAPLGVRVLTVQLGAFDHTSMGDNARATRQYRQGDVPTEYVGSVADQITKTLAGGKLATVADGDSKKAAKAVYDVIVGEGVGFGKEKERMLPLGRDLDKRLREVIGRYQHALDVFGDICNKVHKD from the exons ATGACCAGCTCTCCGCAGCAACCTTTGaccttcctcatcactggTTGTTCCTCAGGTTTTGGTCTTCTGCTCTCCAGGCTTGTCCTTGACCAAGGCCACAACCTCATCGCCACCTCCCGTTCTCCCTCGAGAACTCGCGAAGTCGTCGAAGAGATTCTTTCCCACCCCGGTGCCGGAACCCGCCAGTGGCTGGAACTCGATGTCAACGACCCAGTGAGATGCCACGAGCTCATCAACGACCTGGAAACCTCCAACGGTACTGCCATTGATGTACTGGTCAACAATGCTGGCTTCTGCATCCTTGGCCCTGCGGAGCTgctggaagaagacgagTTGAGAGAGATGATGGACACAATGTACTTTGGTCCCGCTCGTCTTGCACGACTTGTTCTTCCGTTCATGAGACAGCGGAAGAAGGGTGTGATTGTGAATATGAGTAGTggggctgggttggaagGAAGGGAGAGCATGGCTGGCTATGCGGCTGCTAAGGCGGCGCTGGATG GATTCTCCAAGGTTCTCGCTACAGAGGTTGCGCCGTTAGGTGTTAGAGTATTGACGGTTCAGTTGGGAGCTTTTGATCATACATCTATGGGCGACAACGCCAGGGCTACAAGACAATATCGGCAGGGGGATGTGCCCACTGAGTATGTTGGGTCAGTGGCCGACCAAATTACCAAGACCCTGGCTGGAGGCAAGTTGGCCACTGTGGCAGATGGTGATTCAAAGAAAGCTGCCAAGGCAGTCTATGATGTTattgttggtgagggggtgggttttggaaaagaaaaggaacgAATGTTGCCTCTGGGAAGAGATCTCGATAAAAGACTCAGGGAGGTGATCGGGAGGTATCAGCATGCCTTGGACGTTTTTGGGGACATCTGTAACAAGGTTCACAAAGATTGA
- a CDS encoding hypothetical protein (EggNog:ENOG503PFBH; COG:S), whose product MKQGVALLSAFGWLQLTSAGCCRSNKCLQDITNPLFDGPQDCLSLLAVTITPEASTVTETVTEVPTMSWVETVVFTESVTSILVTETELQTVGITTTADTETVVVTVTQTIVATDTSLQTLTTTVAPASTRIYARAAETELSPSMPSYATANCPSWEKYVKACKCAGVTATTITAEGPSATTLTSTFTDTAAIISVPTTISITTTVVESAVTTVTDTETSTALVTDTVSSTLTVDTPSTVTITQTVVETVSPQASCKPGPQVFKAFALEAGTTPVYYIYANLLNGLTGGINWQGSSSSTAASVQNKYIWSIDQNGYLGLAYNVPPYTYSYKAYMSTASPGSNWPQVNIATSVDAQIAGGAAISKIKGCINSLTGELTLSVAGRKNILWCGGQMWMSAGLGEDINRGTCIQMFPKVISL is encoded by the coding sequence ATGAAGCAGGGAGTTGCCCTCTTATCGGCTTTCGGCTGGCTGCAGCTAACATCTGCTGGATGCTGTCGGTCAAACAAATGTTTGCAAGACATCACCAATCCTCTGTTCGATGGCCCGCAGGATTGCTTGTCGCTTCTTGCTGTCACCATCACGCCAGAGGCCAGCACAGTGACCGAAACGGTGACCGAAGTTCCTACAATGAGCTGGGTAGAGACGGTCGTTTTCACTGAATCGGTGACATCCATTCTTGTAACAGAGACAGAACTGCAAACCGTTGGTATTACCACAACGGCCGACACCGAGACGGTTGTGGTCACCGTCACCCAAACCATTGTGGCAACCGACACCAGCCTTCAGACCTTAACCACCACGGTCGCTCCGGCGTCGACTCGCATCTATGCTCGTGCTGCCGAGACCGAGCTGTCTCCCTCCATGCCCTCATATGCCACGGCAAACTGCCCTTCGTGGGAGAAGTACGTCAAGGCGTGCAAATGCGCGGGCGTTACGGCAACCACCATTACCGCCGAAGGCCCGTCAGCCACCACTCTGACCTCCACTTTCACCGACACAGCGGCCATCATCTCTGTTCCCACCACGATCTCTattaccaccaccgtcgTTGAGTCCGCCGTCACCACCGTGACCGACACCGAGACAAGCACCGCGCTGGTCACCGACActgtctcctccaccttgacaGTAGACACCCCCTCGACCGTCACAATCACCCAAACCGTCGTCGAGACCGTCTCCCCACAAGCAAGCTGCAAGCCCGGCCCCCAAGTCTTCAAAGCCTTTGCTCTCGAGGCAGGCACCACTCCCGTATACTACATCTacgccaacctcctcaacggccTCACTGGCGGCATCAACTGGCAAGGATCTAGCAGCTCCACAGCCGCCAGCGTTCAAAATAAATATATATGGTCGATCGATCAGAATGGCTACCTCGGTCTGGCGTACAACGTCCCTCCTTACACTTATTCATACAAGGCGTACATGAGCACGGCGTCTCCAGGGAGCAACTGGCCGCAGGTCAACATTGCTACGTCGGTGGATGCGCAGATTGCAGGCGGAGCTGCCATTTCAAAGATCAAGGGATGTATCAACTCGTTGACGGGCGAGTTGACCCTCTCGGTTGCTGGGCGGAAAAACATTTTGTGGTGCGGGGGGCAGATGTGGATgtcggctgggttgggggaggacaTTAATCGGGGGACCTGTATACAAATGTTTCCGAAGGTGATTTCTTTGTAG
- a CDS encoding hypothetical protein (COG:S; EggNog:ENOG503P00U) — MHWKALALAAAVNGQGLNGLNHLRFGCSQLTVERLDPLVNPGEFPTPHMHQIIGGNAFNASMPYNTDIANLATCTTCGPADDFSNYWTANVYFRARNGSYKRVPQAPNRYLCLMLSGGWCHIN, encoded by the exons ATGCATTGGAAAGCCCTTGCCCTGGCAGCGGCCGTCAACGGTCAAGGCTTGAACGGCCTCAACCACTTACGGTTCGGGTGCTCCCAACTCACCGTCGAACGTCTGGATCCTCTTGTCAACCCAGGAGAGTTCCCGACGCCACATATGCATCAGATTATCGGCGGTAACGCGTTT AACGCGTCCATGCCCTACAATACCGACATCGCGAATTTGGCAACCTGCACAACTTGCGGCCCGGCAGATGACTTCTCCAACTACTGGACCGCCAACGTGTACTTCCGGGCGAGAAATGGTAGCTACAAGCGCGTCCCGCAGGCGCCCAACCGGTATTTGTGTCTGATGTTgtctggtggttggtgtCACATCAACTGA
- a CDS encoding hypothetical protein (COG:S; EggNog:ENOG503P00U), giving the protein MFVGDVNRREPNRYKMQSCFRCYSGPNFGGDDMAPCADSRLDFEGFPTGPCLGGIRSNVLYPTCWDGKNLDTPNHKDHVAYPTSGPSNFLSTGNCPASHPVKIPQLMLEIVWDTTKFNNKAEWPADGSQPFVLSTGDKTGYGQHGDYVFGWKGDALQRAMDANGCFSATCGNQKSQDIATANKCQIKKTVREDVEGWFNSLPGSPMAA; this is encoded by the exons ATGTTTGTTGGCGACGTAAATCGACGAGAACCGAA CAGATACAAAATGCAGAGCTGCTTCCGATGCTACAGCGGGCCCAACTTCGGGGGCGATGACATGGCGCCGTGCGCTGATTCCCGCCTCGACTTTGAAGGCTTCCCGACTGGTCCCTGTCTCGGTGGTATAAGGTCCAACGTGCTGTACCCAAC ATGCTGGGACGGGAAGAACCTCGACACGCCCAACCACAAGGATCACGTCGCATATCCCACCTCCGGCCCCTCCAACTTCCTGTCCACCGGAAACTGCCCTGCCAGTCACCCCGTCAAAATTCCCCAGCTCATGCTTGAGATTGTTTGGGACACGACCAAGTTCAATAACAAGGCTGAGTGGCCAGCCGATGGCTCACAGCCGTTTGTGTTGTCGACGGGTGACAAGACGGGGTACGGCCAGCACGGCGACTACGTCTTTGGGTGGAAGGGCGATGCGCTCCAGCGGGCCATGGATGCCAATGGCTGTTTCAGCGCCACTTGCGGAAACCAGAAGAGCCAGGATATTGCGACGGCGAACAAGTGCCAGATCAAGAAGACGGTCCGTGAGGATGTCGAAGGTTGGTTTAATAGCCTTCCAGGTAGCCCAATGGCGGCttga
- a CDS encoding hypothetical protein (EggNog:ENOG503NX6H; COG:E) — MLLWTTAFLASLVAAQAYPPDVVDQLAAASLTKVKEWLAKNPQGNCTLETAVRRKEWMDLTLAQRKEYTNAVLCLMSKPALTSSAAPGAKSRFDDYIVVHVQQTPRNHGSTFFLPWHRYYVWHYEQALRNECGYKGYQPYWNWDRYHKDPANSPLFDGSEGSMGGNGAKANYNGIMIPGAPRPYDRIPPADGGGCVTTGPFKNMTVNLGPIAPILQLTRNPRADGLGYNPRCLRRDINKNSAAVTSAKDVYDVITKNNDAHWFQTVMEGQFPQGKWGIHAGGHYTVGGDPGGDFYTSPGDPAFWLHHTMIDRVWWIWQIQNLEKRLKEVSHTRTMSNFPPSANGTLDDLSGLGVLAPDVEVRELMSTMGGLMGKFCYIYE; from the exons ATGCTTCTTTGGACAACCGCCTTTCTTGCCAGCCTGGTGGCTGCGCAGGCATACCCCCCTGATGTTGTCGATCAACTTGCTGCCGCTAGTCTGACAAAGGTGAAGGAATGGCTGGCAAAGAATCCCCAGGGCAACTGCACTTTGGAGACGGCGGTGAGGAGAAAGGAATG GATGGATTTGACCCTCGCCCAGAGAAAGGAGTACACCAATGCTGTCCTTTGTTTGATGTCCAAACCAGCCTTAACCTCCTCTGCCGCCCCCGGAGCAAAGAGCCGGTTCGATGATTACATCGTCGTCCACGTCCAGCAGACGCCGAGAAACCACGGATCC ACCTTCTTCTTACCCTGGCACCGCTATTACGTATGGCACTACGAGCAAGCCCTTCGCAACGAGTGTGGATACAAGGGATATCAACCG TATTGGAACTGGGATCGCTACCACAAAGACCCTGCCAACTCCCCTCTCTTCGACGGTTCTGAAGGCAGCATGGGAGGCAACGGCGCCAAAGCCAACTACAATGGCATCATGATCCCAGG CGCCCCTAGGCCATATGACCGCATTCCCCCAGccgatggaggtggttgtgtcACAACTGGGCCTTTCAAGAA TATGACCGTCAATTTAGGTCCAATTGCCCCTATCTTACAGCTGACACGCAACCCCCGTGCCGATGGGCTCGGCTACAATCCTAGATGTCTGCGCCGCGACATCAATAAGAACTCAGCTGCTGTAACATCCGCAAAGGACGTCTACGACGTCATCACCAAGAATAACGATGCTCATTGGTTCCAGACAGTGATGGAG GGTCAATTTCCTCAAGGGAAATGGGGAATCCATGCT GGGGGGCACTACACTGTCGGGGGGGATCCCGGAGGG GACTTCTATACCAGCCCGGGTGATCCCGCCTTTTGGCTTCATCACACCATGATTGACCGTGTTTGGTGGATCTGGCAAATCCAA AACTTGGAAAAGAGACTCAAAGAGGTCAGTCACACGAGAACCATGTCAAACTTCCCACCCTCTGCCAATGGGACCCTTGATGACCTGAGCGGGCTGGGTGTTTTGGCGCCCGATGTCGAGGTGAGGGAGCTGATGAGCACAATGGGTGGGTTGATGGGCAAGTTCTGTTACATTTATGAGTAA
- a CDS encoding hypothetical protein (EggNog:ENOG503NWFZ; COG:G), giving the protein MASLAGRLLGLASLASAFVSRDGTGRLPAMGWNSWNEYECNISEGVFITVARQLVDLGLKDLGYEYVNIDDCWSDKELRRDATTGELIPDAEKFPRGIVKVAEEVHSLGLKLGIYSDAGTDTCGGYAGSLGYEELDAATFSKWGIDSEGQDLKYDNCNVPPEWADEYEYIPEEPANNAPPGYDWGTSNTAKRYRVMHDALQRQNRTIQYSLCAWGHAHVERWGNSTGHSWRMWGDIFPAWKGKEKWSWGLMPIVNQASLLWNYTDFGSHNDWDMLEVGNGDLTIEENRSHFALWCALKSALIVGTPLDTLALRKPILDILSNKELIDFNQDPVYGASAMPYKWGNGRPANTSDRDHPAAFWVGTSVKGIHVFLLNTHDTAVNMRAVFAEIPPLKSGGKGYLVHDMWTGEDLGIFRKYFELEVKAHDTAALTITKADGKHPNPRWSPK; this is encoded by the exons atGGCGTCTCTTGCAGGGCGGCTCCTCGGGCtggcttctttggcttcAGCCTTTGTCAGTCGCGACGGGACCGGCCGTCTCCCAGCTATGGGATGGAACTCTTGGAACGAGTACGAATGCAACATCAGCGAGGGAGTCTTCATCACCGTGGCCAGGCAGTTGGTTGACTTGGGGCTCAAGGACCTCGGCTATGAATACGTCAACATTGATGATTGCTGGAGCGACAAAGAACTAAGACGTGACGCAACGACCGGCGAGTTGATACCCGACGCCGAGAAATTCCCTCGGGGCATTGTCAAGGTGGCAGAGGAGGTCCACTCACTGGGGCTGAAGTTGGGCATCTACAGTGATGCAG GCACCGATACATGTGGTGGTTATGCAGGATCACTCGGGTATGAAGAACTGGATGCTGCAACATTCAGCAAATGGGGCATTGACT CAGAGGGCCAAGATCTCAAGTACGACAACTGCAATGTGCCGCCCGAATGGGCTGATGAATACGAGTACATCCCCGAGGAACCAGCCAACAATGCCCCCCCTGGCTATGACTGGGGGACATCCAACACCGCTAAACGCTACCGTGTGATGCATGACGCCCTCCAAAGACAGAACCGCACCATCCAATACTCACTCTGCGCCTGGGGCCATGCACACGTCGAGCGCTGGGGTAACAGCACCGGTCATTCGTGGAGAATGTGGGGGGACATCTTCCCCGCGTGGAAGGGCAAAGAGAAATGGAGCTGGGGCCTGATGCCGATTGTCAATCAGGCATCACTGTTGTGGAACTATACTGATTTCGGAAGCCACAATGACTGGGACATGCTCGAGGTTGGCAATGGGGACCTGACGATCGAGGAGAACCGCAGCCACTTTGCTCTTTGGTGTGCTTTGAAAAGCGCACTTATCGTCGGAACCCCCCTGGATACATTGGCGTTGAGAAAGCCCATTCTCGACATTCTTTCAAACAAGGAGCTGATCGACTTCAACCAAGACCCGGTTTATGGTGCTTCGGCCATGCCCTACAAATGGGGCAACGGCAGGCCCGCCAACACGTCGGACAGGGACCATCCGGCTGCTTTTTGGGTAGGCACATCGGTCAAGGGGATCCATGTTTTCCTGCTCAATACACATGACACGGCTGTAAACATGCGGGCTGTCTTTGCCGAGATCCCACCCCTGAAGTCTGGGGGCAAGGGTTATTTGGTACACGACATGTGGACGGGGGAGGATCTCGGGATCTTTAGGAAGTATTTTGAGTTGGAGGTCAAGGCGCATGATACTGCCGCGCTGACAATTACCAAGGCTGATG GGAAACATCCTAATCCTCGGTGGTCCCCAAAATAA